The DNA sequence TTTTCCTCGCTCGGCAGCAAAACCATGTTCGTGATCTCAGGCAAGACCGGAGCGGGCAAAACCACGATCTTTGACGGCATCAGCTATGCCATTTATGGAAAAGCAAGCGGGGAAGACAGAAATGGCCCCGAGCTTAGAAGCCAATTCGCTGAAAATAATCTGCTGACAGAGGTGTCGCTTCAATTCTCACTCCGAGACCGCACCTACTATATCACACGTTCTCCACAGCAGGAAAAAAAGAAGGAGCGGGGCGAAGGCTTTACAACTATCGGCGCCAGGGCCGAGCTTTATATGTATGATGAAAAAAATGAGAAAGTGCTGCTCGCTGCCAATGTCAGGGATGTGGATGAGAAGATAAAAGAGATCATGCTCATCGACAGCAGCCAATTCCGGCAGATTCTGATGATTCCACAGGGGGAATTCCGCAAGCTGCTCACATCAGACAGCAAAGAAAAAGAGGTTATCCTCCAAAGGCTGTTCCATACGGAGATCTATAAAAAAATCGAAGAAAAGCTCAGGACTGAAGCGACAGAGCTGAGGAAGAGTGTCGAAAAGCAGGCTGACAGGAGAAACCATCTTCTGCATGGAATCCATGCCTCCTATCAGGAAGACCTGATCGAAGCTCTGGAAGAAGATACGCTGAATGACAGCAGAATCCTCCGGCTGCTCGAAAAAGAGATCGAGCTTTTAAACGGGGAAATGGATAAGCTTGTCTATGAGGGCCGTAAGAAGCAGGAGGAAAGGGATTCTCTCCAGCAGAAAATCTATGAGGCAGAAGCAGTCCTGAAGCAACTCGCTCAAAAAGAGGAGCTCAAGGCGAAAAAAGAAGAGCTGGAAAGCCGGAAGGAATGGTCAGAAGCAAAAGAGCAGGAAATCATCCTCGCTCAAAAGGCGGCAATACTTGAGCAGCAGGAAGAGCTGTGCCATAAGCTGAAGAGTGATTTGGACTCTTGCAAAGCTGAATTTGAACGGCTCGAGAAAAGTACGGAGGCATTATATCAGCTTCTCCAGCAAAAAGAAGCCGCATATCAGCATGAAAAGAACAGGGAAGCTGAAAGAAACGAGTCAGCGGAAGCAGTCTCAAGGCTGCAGGCGATGAAAGAAGATGTCCTCGCCCTGTCCAAAACTAAATCAGAGGCTGAAATACTGAAAAAGAGGCTCGATTCCTCGAGACAAACAATAGAGAATCTTGAAGCAGGCCAGAAGCAGTGGGAGGAAACATTAAAGAGGCTCAATGCTGAGAAAAAAGAGGCCGATGGAAGCCTCCTGCAATCCGTGGAAATGGAGAGGAAGCTTGAAGGCTCCCAATCTCTTCTTGAAAATATCAATAAATATGAGAGTCAGGAACAGAAGCTGGCTGATTCTCTTGAAAAATTGGAACAGCAAAAACAGCTGCTGGAAAAGCAGCAGGCCCGCGCTGAAGATGCCAGGCAGCTGGTGGCAGAGCTTGAGCAGAAATGGCTGCATGGCCAGGCGGCCATACTTGCCGGCAAGCTTCAGGATGGAGAAGCATGCCCTGTATGCGGATCCATGGAGCATCCATTGCCTGCCGTATCCGGCGGCCCGGATTTTCCCGATGAAAAGGATATTGAGGCAGCAAAGAAGCAGCAGCTCTCTTGCGAGGAAGACCGCTCGAAGGCAGAGTCACGCTATTATGAAATCCAGTCGGCAGCCACCAGCCTGAAAGAGTCGATTGCTGAACTTGCTGCCAGAGTGGCAGAACAAAAACCGGGGCTTTCAGAGGATAGCATCACGTCCTATAAACAGGAGCTCCTCTCGGAAAGTAGCAGGATGGAAAGTGAGCTTGCAGGGTTCCGCAGGAAAGCGGCTCAGGCTGACAGGCTTGAGCAGGAAATCAAAAGAGCTGAAAGTGAGAAAAGCAGGCAAGCTGATGAGCTTCGCCAGGCCGCAGCGGACAATCAGGAAGCAGGCATTCTTTTTGCGGAGAAAAATACAGTGCTTTCCAGAATGATGGAAACTGTTCCTGAAAACCTCCGCTCCCGGCAGGCATATGAGGAAGAGCTGCAGGCGGCCCAACAGCATCAGCAAAAACTTACTCAGAGGCTGGAAGAGGCACAGGCTGCCTATACCGATACAAGGGAAAAGCATTCTAATGAGAAGACTCGCCTTGAGGTTGCGGAAAACCAGCTGAAGCAGACCGGCGATAAGCTTTCCGCCGAGCGGGAGCTGTTCCGTGACAGGATGGTCGGGCAGGGCTTTACTGTATACCAGGACTATCATCATGCCAAAAGGAATGAAAGGGAGCTTGAGGGCCTGCAGGCAGAGCTCAGAAGCTATCGGGAAGAACTCCGCTCCGCTGCCGACAGGTACCATGAGCTTACAGAATTGCTGAAGGATGTTAAGGAGCCTGATATCCAGGCCCTGAAGGAGCAATTCGGGGAAGTGGACAAGCTGCTGGCTGCACTGCAGGAGCAGTATACCGGCCTGCTCGTGAAAAAGCGGGAAAATGGGGAAATCCACAAAAAGGTCACAGAAATCAACGAAGACATCAAACTGCTTGAGGAGCAGTATCATCTCCTTGGCCATCTGTTTGAGATTTCCAAGGGACAGAATACATTCAGGATTACATTTGAGCGCTATGTGCTTGCAGCTTTCCTTGATGATATCCTTCGTGAAGCAAATGGCAGGCTGGGCAAGATGACGAGCGGCAGATACCGGCTTCTAAGGAAGACGGACCGTTCCAAAGGAAATGTTCAAAGCGGACTTGAACTGCTCATTTTTGACCAGTACACAGGCCAGGAGCGCCATGTAAAGACACTGTCTGGCGGGGAGAGCTTTAAGGCGGCATTGTCGCTTGCGCTGGGTCTGGCAGAAGTTGTCCAGCAATATGCAGGCGGTGTCTCGCTTGAAACGATGTTCATCGACGAAGGGTTCGGGACGCTTGATCCCGAATCACTTGACCAGGCCATAGAAGCACTGATCGACATCCAGAGCACAGGAAGGCTTGTGGGCATCATCTCCCATGTGCCTGAACTGAAGGAGCGCATCGATGTCAGGCTTGAAGTCACCGCAACCCAGCAGGGAAGCAGGACTGAATTCCACTTTTTAAACGGATAAAATGAACAGGGCAGGAATTGGACTCCTGCCCTGTTTGGTTTGCGTTGGGATGTTTGATGATTGGAGCAGGAAGGGCAAGGGTGTTGTTTTATATAGAAAAGTGTAATTGATGAACGAGTGTAAGGGGAAAGAGCCGAGTCATGTATAGAATAGAGAGTATTCGATGCATGAGTGCAATGGAGAGAGCCGACACATGCATAGAATAGAGGGTAATTGATGCATGTGTGCATTAGACCGGGCAGAGTCATGTATAGAACAGAGAGTAATCAATGCATGATACCCGTGAGAAAAGCTGCGTCATGCATAGAATAGGGCACAATCAATGCATGAGTCCCCTGAAAAGAGCCAAGCCACGCATAGAATAAAACAAAATCAATGCACCAATACCGTAAGGAAATCCAAATCATGCATAGAAAGAATCCAAATCAAAGCAAGATCCACGTACAAATCCCCACATATATTTAAAAAGCCAAATTCCATCAATTCCAACCAAATAATCCTCCCCACATCAAAAAAAACATCCTGCAGCACACCGCAGGATGTTTTTCCCATTCTACTTGCTCTCAGCCGGCACTTTCTTAAATCCAAGATAAAGCATCGGCACGATGATGACAGTAAGGATAACTGAGAACAGTATCCCTGAAATGATCGTTATGGCCAGCGGTGTAAAGAGGGCATCTCCGCTGACTGCGACTGGTATCAGCGCCACGATGGATGTTAAAGCAGTCAGAAGGATCGGCCTCAGTCTCACACGGCCGGCTTCCACTACAGCATCCTTAATGGCCATTCCTTCACGCAGGCCCTGTTCCATAAATTCGATTAGGACGACAGAGTTGCGGACAACGATTCCCGTCAGTGAAACCATTCCCATGACAGCGAGGAAAGAGATCGGCGTCTGTGTAACGAACAGGCCGAGGATGCTGCCGGCAATTGCCAGGTAAACGGCTGTCAGAACCAGGAACGGAAGGCCCAGTGAATTGAATTGGAAGGCGATCAGCAGATACACCAGGAAGATGACAATGATGAACAGAACGGTGATTTCGGCAAAGAAGTCATTTTGCGCCTGGTTCTCTCCGCCTAATTGGATGCTGTAATCATTGCTGTCCAAA is a window from the Bacillus infantis NRRL B-14911 genome containing:
- a CDS encoding SbcC/MukB-like Walker B domain-containing protein, with the protein product MKPLKLAMQAFGPYAGTEEIDFSSLGSKTMFVISGKTGAGKTTIFDGISYAIYGKASGEDRNGPELRSQFAENNLLTEVSLQFSLRDRTYYITRSPQQEKKKERGEGFTTIGARAELYMYDEKNEKVLLAANVRDVDEKIKEIMLIDSSQFRQILMIPQGEFRKLLTSDSKEKEVILQRLFHTEIYKKIEEKLRTEATELRKSVEKQADRRNHLLHGIHASYQEDLIEALEEDTLNDSRILRLLEKEIELLNGEMDKLVYEGRKKQEERDSLQQKIYEAEAVLKQLAQKEELKAKKEELESRKEWSEAKEQEIILAQKAAILEQQEELCHKLKSDLDSCKAEFERLEKSTEALYQLLQQKEAAYQHEKNREAERNESAEAVSRLQAMKEDVLALSKTKSEAEILKKRLDSSRQTIENLEAGQKQWEETLKRLNAEKKEADGSLLQSVEMERKLEGSQSLLENINKYESQEQKLADSLEKLEQQKQLLEKQQARAEDARQLVAELEQKWLHGQAAILAGKLQDGEACPVCGSMEHPLPAVSGGPDFPDEKDIEAAKKQQLSCEEDRSKAESRYYEIQSAATSLKESIAELAARVAEQKPGLSEDSITSYKQELLSESSRMESELAGFRRKAAQADRLEQEIKRAESEKSRQADELRQAAADNQEAGILFAEKNTVLSRMMETVPENLRSRQAYEEELQAAQQHQQKLTQRLEEAQAAYTDTREKHSNEKTRLEVAENQLKQTGDKLSAERELFRDRMVGQGFTVYQDYHHAKRNERELEGLQAELRSYREELRSAADRYHELTELLKDVKEPDIQALKEQFGEVDKLLAALQEQYTGLLVKKRENGEIHKKVTEINEDIKLLEEQYHLLGHLFEISKGQNTFRITFERYVLAAFLDDILREANGRLGKMTSGRYRLLRKTDRSKGNVQSGLELLIFDQYTGQERHVKTLSGGESFKAALSLALGLAEVVQQYAGGVSLETMFIDEGFGTLDPESLDQAIEALIDIQSTGRLVGIISHVPELKERIDVRLEVTATQQGSRTEFHFLNG